tgttTAAGTCTGTATTGTCTTGTTGCCTGCTTTGATATGGAAACAAGTAGAGCTGTGCTcacactcttctttctttttttttttttttttgttgagacggagtcttgctctgtcgccccagtctggagtgcagtggcaccatcctggctcactgcaagctccgcctcccggattcgtgccattctcctgcctcagcctcccgagtaactggggctacaggtgcccgccaccatgcccggctaattttttgtgtttttagtagagacggggtttcactgtgttagccaggatggtctcaatctcctgaccttgtgatccgtccgcctcggcctcctgaagtgctgggattacaggcgtgagccaccatgcctggcctcggGTAGAATGTTTTCAAGGTGCACTTGTGTCATAGTGTGTATCGgtgctttattcttctttattgctgaataacattccaccGTGTGGAGTCACCGCATTCCGTTCATCCCTTTGTCTGTGACAGATGTTCGTTGTTTCCACCCTCTGGCTGCTGTGAGGAGTGCACCCCTGGGACTGGGGTCCTTGTGTGAAGCAGGCATCCTTTCCTCTTCACTGCTGCCTGGGATTCCCGGGTGCCTGCACCACTGTTCCCATTCTTCTGCTGCCAGGCACTTGGGCTGTTTGTTCCTGTGTCCATCCTTGTCCTGTCCCCCTGGTGCACACATGTTTCTGAAGGACGTACAGTCAGGACTGGGGTTGCTTGGGCGAGCGTTTGTTTATGTTCAGCTTCACTCAAGAGGTGCACAGGGGCTGTGCCAACTCACACCCCCACCTTTATTTCTTACATGCAAACATTTCCTCTACTTGAGATTTCCCCTGGTTGTggtgtgagccatggtgtctTGTCAGATCGCCAGCCGGTTGTTCCAGGGGCATTATTACTGAATAGTCTCATCTTTTCCTCTGATGTGAGGTCCTGCTTTTCTcctgtcttgaactcctcctgGAGCTGTGTCCCTGGGGGTTGTTCTGGCCTGTTTGTGTGCAACAGTGTCCTCCTCCTGCTACTGGGCTCCCTGCTGGCCCCAAGAAGGAGAcaccctgtcacccagcctagtCCCAGCCCTACATCTCATCCACCCCATACagctagggaaactgaggcaaggtaCACTTTGGGTTTGGTCTTTCTTGTGACTTCTTGAGTTGGGCTGTGCGCCCAGGCAGAGAGCGGGACCTTAGTGTGTGTGAGGGTATTTTCGTAGGGCCCCTTAAGAAGCCAGGAGTGCACTGGGGGAGAGGCGGAGGTGCAGGCGGGACCTCTGACCTAGGCTGGAGGCCAGCAGAGCCGGGGTTGACGCTCAAGGCCGCCATTTACAGGTCATGTGACCCTGagctgggtctcagttttctcatctctacaaCTAGGGAGTGAGAATTGAATGAGGCACTGGATTAGAATGTGCAGGGCTGCCTCTGAAGGCACCAGCGTTGATTGAGGGGTTGCTGTGGCTGTCCCGTCTTCATTCTGCAGGCCAGGGTGGTCCTGGCTTGTTCTGGTGTGTTCGGCAGCCCAGCCCCATTGGGCCCCTTCTCTGCACGTGCCACCACCTCAAACCTACAGACACCGCTGCCCGAATTAGCTCCAGGACTCAGTCCCCTCCCTTAGGTGGTCTGTGAGCCTTTTGCATCCCTGCCCCTTGCCCCACTCACATCGGGCCTCCTTGTTGCCCCAACCTGTGGCCCTTGGTAGCTTTTGTGTGTCACCTCTGTCCCTCGCAGCGCTGACCTTCTTTCCCCGCAGAAAACCTTTGCCTGGGCTCCTTTGcccacttcccagcctcccccaAGAGCTCCTCAAGGGCAGATGACCCCGGGCCCAGCGCACGCCAGATCTCAGAAATGCTTAGTGGGGTGCCTGGGACTGCCTGGCCTTTGAGGGTGACCCTGGTCCCTTGCCTCCCCACCCCGGGCAGGTGCCAACATCGCCTCTGGTGAGGAAGTCGCCATCAAGCTGGAGTGTGTGAAGACGAAGCACCCCCAGCTGCACATTGAGAGCAAGTTCTACAAGATGATGCAGGGCGGTGGTGAGCGCAGGGTGGGCGGTAGCGGGCGccgggtgggggtgggtggcCATGAGTGCAGGGCGGGCTGGGCGTGGCTGGCTGCCTCTGACCCCTGACAGAGGCCCTCCGCTTGACCCCCAGTGGGGATCCCTTCCATCAAGTGGTGCGGAGCTGAGGGCGACTACAACGTGATGGTCATGGAGCTGCTGGGGCCCAGCCTCGAGGACCTGTTCAACTTCTGTTCCCGCAAGTTCAGCCTCAAGACGGTGCTGCTCCTGGCCGACCAGATGGTGAGTCCCCGTCCCCTCCATCCCCAGCCAGATGCCTGTGGGCCCAGGATAgcagccctgcctcctgcccccagAGGATGCCAGAGGACGGGCCTGCGCCAGGAGACCTTGGCCACTGGCTATAGAATTCtaggtgtttatttattttatttattttttgaggcagagtctcactgtgtcgcccaggctggagcgcagtggtgcgatcttggctcattgcaacatccgcttcccaggttcaagcaattctcctgcttcagtctcatgagtagctgggatgataggccttgccaccacgctgggctaatttttatatttttagtagagacagagttttaccaagtgatccacccatcttggcctccccaagtgctgggattacaggcgtgagccaccacgcccagccaaggtgtttatttaaaatgtggattTCAGGCCCAACTCCAGACATTCCAAGTCAGGTTCCTGGGGTAGGGCCTGGGACTCTGCCTGgggtagttttatttatttatttcaaaaatattgtttaattataagaaatagagatgggagtctcactgtgttgaccaggttggtctcaaactcctggcctcgagcagtCTTCCCATCTTGTCCTCCCAAGATGGGAATTAcacgggattacaggcatgatcaccGCGTCTGGTCTgccctgggtaatttataaagcctGCGGTCGGTCACATAGACCTGGGTCGTGTTCCAGACCAGTGACTGTAGGTGAACGCcgaacccctctgagcctcagtggcCTCATGTGAGAGTCTCTCGTTTGTTGGTTGTTGAAGGGATCCAGTGGATTAGGTGAGATGCCATTCAGCGCTTTGCCAAACCAGACCCCTCTAACAGGCCATTAAGTACCAAGCCCTTCATCAGCATAGGGAGGAAAGCCTCTTGAACACACGAAACTGTAGAATTTTGAACTTGGAATGGAACATGAAGATCTTGTACAGGGGTTTTAGTCTTGGTCTGCATTAAGTCCTGCGACGTAGGCTGAAGGTGTGTGAGCAGAGGGTTGCCAGAGCCCCTCGTGGTGTGAAACCCAAGAAAGGTGCAGGAGATGTTGAGCTGTGCTGAACCTGGGACCAGAGCCAGAAGCCATGGCATGTGCATGGATATTactttgagttttaaaaactcgcctgagaggccgggcgcggtggctcaagcctgtaatcccagcactttgggaggccgagatgggcggatcacaaggtcaggagatcaagaccatcctggctaacacggtgaaaccccgtctctactaaaaaatacaaaaatctagccgggcgaggtggcgggcgcctgtagtcccagctactcgggaggctgaggcaggagaatggcgtaaacttgggaggcggagcttgcagtgagctgagatccggccactgcactccagcctgggcgacagagggagactccgcctcaaaaaaaaaaaaaaaaaaaactcgccTGAGaaggtggctcaagtctgtaatcccagcacttcgggaggccgaagcgggtggctcacctgaggtcaggagtttgagaccagtctgaccatcatggtgaaaccccgtttttgctaaaaatacaaaaaattagctgggcgtggtggtgcgcacctatagtcccagctactcgggaggctgaggcaggagaatcacttgaatcctggaggcagaggttgcagtgagccgagattttgccactgcattccagcctgtgcaacagaccgagactccatcttaaaaaataaaaataaaaaatcaaagaaaagaggGCCATGTGCCTGTCTGAGTTTGGCATCCTTCGGAAGCCCTGTCTTTTGTGCTCTGCCTCTGTCACCTCTGCCTGGTTTAGGCTGCCCCgtgctccctccctgcccctcccccacatCTGTTGCCTCTCTGGCTCCCTGAGTCCTGTGAGTGTGGGGCCAGGCAGGCAAGCCTTCCATGGGGAACCAGTTGCCTTTCTAGCAGACTCTTCATTTCTGGATCAGCTTTCCTGCAGTACTCTCTTTGTCTCACAACCAACTTGGTGAACTCCCCCTTCAGAGTTCATCCTGATGTCACATTTTCCAGGAGGCCTTCTCTGGCCTGCCTCTTAATCATCCTTCATGGTCGAAGGCAGACCTTTCTCCCTTCCCAGGGCAGGGACCATGTGTGCGTTTTCTACCTCTGtggccccagcccctgcctggccCAGAGCACTGGGCGAGGGCCCCTCTGTTGAACAAATGGCCCCCTCCTCCCCAGATCAGCCGCATCGAGTATATCCACTCCAAGAACTTCATCCACCGGGACGTCAAGCCCGACAACTTCCTCATGGGGCTGGGGAAGAAGGGCAACCTGGTCTACATCATCGACTTCGGCCTGGCCAAGAAGTACCGGGACGCCCGCACCCACCAGCACATTCCCTACCGGGAAAACAAGAACCTGACCGGCACAGCTCGCTACGCTTCCATCAACACGCACCTGGGCATTGGTGAGGGAGCCAGGCCTGGAGCAGTGTGCACCCGGGGCCGCTGGCCAGGGCCTGGCTCTCTGGAGCCCTCTCACCCTCTACCTTGATGGAGGCCCCCAGGCTCTTTTCTAGTGAGAAAGTCCCCACCCCATCTGCCCCCAAGCTCGGACTTAATCCCTGTTCTTGCACAGTCGGGTCTTCCCCTTTGTAAGCCGAGCTGGCcctgcttcctcctctgcccTGTTGGTACAGGCTGGGAAATACAGGCTCAGAGGTTTAACACGGGTTGCTTAAGGTCATGCAGCTTAGCGAATGCCAAAGCTGGATTTGACCCCGGCCCTGTCTGATGCTGAAGCTTGTGACCTCTCCACAGAGTGGGCCAGGCAAGGGGGCAGTAGGTGCCCTGTCATGGTCATTGAATGATTAAGTGCCTGAGCTGGAAAAACTAGGCCCAAATTAAGTTGAGAAGGCCCTGCCTTAGGCTTCTTCTCTGTAGGAGGAAGATAATAGCAGTGCCTGTTTAAAATGTGTGCAGTGAGCAACATCTGATGGGGGGAGCAGGAGGGTCTTGGTTTGCATGGTGAGGAGCATGACCCAGAGGATGACTTAGGGCCCTGAGTGAACCCCTGTCCCTCACCTAGTGTTTGACTCTCTGTGCAGAGCAAAGCCGTCGAGATGACCTGGAGAGCCTGGGCTACGTGCTCATGTACTTCAACCTGGGCTCCCTGCCCTGGCAGGGACTCAAAGCAGCCACCAAGCGCCAGAAGTATGAGCGGATCAGCGAGAAGAAGATGTCAACACCCATTGAGGTCCTCTGCAAAGGCTATCCCTGTGAGTAGCTCAGTGGGAGGGGACATGCCTGGGGGTCCCTGAGGCACTGTCTAAGGGAAAGGTGAGGCCATACAAAGCCCACactagggccaggcgcagtggcttatgcctgcaatcccagcactttgggaggctgaggcaggtagatcacgaggtcaggagttcgagaccagcctgaccaacatggtgaaatcccgtctctactaaaaatacaaaaattagccccacttgtaatcccagctactcaggaggctgaggaaggagaattgcctgaacccgggaggtggaggttgctgtgagccgagattgctccattgcactccagcctggatgatagtgagatgtctcaaaaacaacaacaacaacaaagcccaTACTGGGCTGCCCCACAGCCCTTGGCACCTGAGCAGTAACCCCTGGCTCTTTGCCACCCCTTGGCACAGCCAGAAGGCCCAGTTTCCCTGGCCTGGCTGTTACACCTGTTGCTCCCCAGCCCACATTCCTGCCTCATCTCCCAAGGGCCCTGTCCCCAGCTTTTTGAGGAGGAAATGGAAGTTTTTCTCCTCTTGTTTAGGTTGTGTTGGAAGGTCCGTCAGGCTCTTGAGTCCTTTGAGTTTATGGCAGCAATTGATCTGCAGGTCCCCGGGTGCTTGGTGAGGGCAGCGGAAGAGCTGTGGGCATGGCTCCTGGAACCGGCTACCTGGCAGAAGCTCCTGGCCACAGTTCACAGGTCTTCCCTTGCTCTAGAAGTGGCAGAGGCTCTGCTCACAGGCAGGCCAGGGAAGGCCGTGGTTCTGTTGCCTCCTTTTCTTGCCTCTCTTAGATTGGAAGTATCTGTGGGGCAGTGGGTGGCTAGGACAGTGCTGGCTGCAGGGGATCTGGGAGCGTGGGCCTCACGGTTGCCTTCTCTGTCCCCTGCAACCCCTCCTCAGCCGAATTCTCAACATACCTCAACTTCTGCCGCTCCCTGCGGTTTGACGACAAGCCCGACTACTCTTACCTACGTCAGCTCTTCCGCAACCTCTTCCACCGGCAGGGCTTCTCCTATGACTACGTCTTCGACTGGAACATGCTGAAATTCGTGAGTCacctggaggccaaggcgggcttaGGGGACTGGATGGGGAAGGCCCTGACTCAGAGGGCCAGAGTGAGCCAGTGGCGGGTGGGGCTCCCGACAGACGGGAGGTATGAGCTGGACAGTGTGGTTGACCTCACTGGGGTCCTGGAGCCCTCCTGCCTCATCCGTGCTGACAGCTTGTGCCGCCGTGGGCAGCAGGGCCCAGGCAGGGCGCTGCCTCCTGCTGAAACAAGAAGGACCTGGCTTCACCTGGGGTCCCTCTTGGGTGCCCGTGGCAGGGCGTGGGTGGTGCTGGTGGTGTCCCCCGCCGCCCTGATCGCTGCCTACACCATCCTGCTCCTATTCTGCACATCCCAGGTGGCTACCTGCACTGTGGCCCCTCTGGCCAGCCTGGACCCAGTCATGGTGCTTGCTTTCTTCTTGGTCATGGGACCCTGGGTCTGGCTAGgcagttctgtttctctcttttaagAGTCCCGGGGGTGGGGTTGAGTGGGGAGCAGCATTGGTCGGCCGTGCCCAGGGCTCTGGAATCTGTGAAATTATATGTCTTGTTTCACATCTCTTCTGGAAAAGGGGGCTTCCTCTAGCCAGGCTCAGCCCCATGACAGCCCTGTGACAGCGAAGGGACCATTCTGTCCCCGCCCCTGTCCCTGTGCCGGGCCCACGTACTCACCCACCTACTGGTAAGGATCCTCTGAGGCCTGGCTTTTCCAAAATTTGCCACTTGATCAGCGAGCGCAAGAGGCTGAGCCTCAGCTGTGCTCTTTTTGTCCCTTCCAGGTGCCCGGCGCCCCTGGGCACCCAGAGCCCCCCAGATAGGCccatggaggaggtggaggaggtggaggagctgCCCCAAAACTACTGGCCTGTGGTCTGGACTCCAGGGCCCCATTTCTGATGTCACCAGGTGTGCCTGAGCCCATCGGGGCCAGGCCTGAGGAAGTGTTTCTTGGGAGGATGGGATGACCCCCTGTTTCCAAGAGATAGCAGCACAGTGGAGGGCATGATGGAAAAGGCCCTGCCATGGGATCCTAGGGAAGTAGCCAGCCACCTGAGGGCCAGGACAGCCTGAAGGAGGGATGGTGGTCACTGCCCacaaggggcctggtgggaacgGGTCCCAGGACAGACTCACGGCCAGACCCCGTCAGCGGCCTCTGTTGAACTTGAACTCATTAAACACCTCCTCTTGCTTCATCCTGGTGTGCCTCTTTCATGGCAGGGTCCTCAGCCGCTCTGCTAGATGATTAGGACCAAGGCTGTGTTCTGGAAGGCAAGGTCAGCACGTTGGTCggcttttcttctctctgggtTTCTTGTTCAGTAAGGAGTGAGACAGAggtgaggcagagagggagaggccTTGGTTGCCCTTTTCAGCAGGGCTGGAAATAGGATATGGGCAGGGGGCGTCTTCTCTGATTTCACCCTAGACCTTTTGGCTCCAAATGGGGCCCATGGCCTTGAGCACCTGGGACCAGCTGTTTCCACCACAGGGCATTGGGCACTGGGTACTTTCTCATCAAGATAGTCACTCCCAAGTCTGGTTCGTGATGGGCTTGGCCCTCCAGCTCAGCACAACTCCAAAAATGGATTTTGTATTCTCTAGACTGACACTGTCCAGGATGGTAGCCACTGGCTAGATGCGACAcgtttttaatgaattaaagttAATCAAGACTGGAAatgtcagccaggcatgatggctcatgcctgtaatcccagcactttgggaggccaaagagggcggatcacttgaggtcaggagtttaagaccagccatttctaccaaaaacaaaaaattagctgggcatggtggtgtgttcctgtaatcccagctactggagaggctgaggcaggagaatcgcttgaacccaggaggcagaggttggagtgagccgagatcacgcccctgcactccagtggccaccacatccagcaagGCAGACGGGACCATTTCCTTCATCCAGAACGTTCTACGGACGTCACTGCTCTAGGTGCCTCCCTTACGGAGTCTCGCAAGACTGTCTAGCCAGCAAGATCTCTTCTGCAAGCAGGCCAGGAGCACCTCTCCATCCACTGCTGCTGCTCTGACCGCCTTCCTGGAGTCCCTCTTGAGTCAGGCCCTGAAGTTAGAAGCTGGGCAGAGGTGCCCACAGCCTTATCCTTTGCCAATCACTGACTCATTGCCATGGCCACCGTAGTGAGCTGAACCACTTCCAGCAGTCCTCTGGCAGAAGCACCTGGAAAACATGCAATGGGAACTTTCACCCTGAGGCCGGGCCCTTCCCATGCCAGCCCGACAGTAGACAGGACAGCCTGTGGCGTTCTGCACCGGGGTACTGGGATCTGTGGATCCCTGGAGCCTGGAAGCCACTCGCAGCACATACAGCCACTGTGTTCCGAGGTCCAGTCAGCCGGCTGGGAAGGAATTCAACACAGCCAAGGACAGAAGTCCATATGATGACAGGTGGATGCTCGTGTGACTTTGctgatcttttgcattttctgtggGCAATAAAGGCCAAGAGAGCTCCCTGCTGTGTGTTTCTTGCGTCCTGCGGGATGGATGGGACCATGGAGAGTCGCCCACTTCCTGCCTCCGGGCTGGCAATGGCCTGAGCCTTTTGGGCTCACAAAGGGCAGGGGCTCCAGCGCTCCTCTTGGCTGCTGGCTGCAGGGCTCCACACCGTGGAGTGAGTCACTCAGCCTCTGCATCCCAACCATGGAAATGAGATTGACCTGCCTTGCAGGGTTGATGTGGCCCTGCCCGCAGAAGGTTCAGCACAGAGATGCCACAGCTCGTGTTCCTCCCCAGGCTTTGCTGGGGCTCTGGCTGAGTCACTGTTTCCCAGCCTGCAACTGAATGGGAGCCCAGGGTGAgaaccagaggtcaggagttagagccTTGGTGGTCCCAGGCCTGCCTGAGAGGCTTCTGGGTGGGAGGATGGGAAGATGCGTCTTCTAGAGTGTTCTAAGGCAAGGCTCTGAACAGTGACCTCTTGGGGTACAGAGAGCAGAGTGGGACTAGGTGGCAAAGGCCTGGGTTCAGACCCTAGCTCTGCCCTGAGCTGTGCGACCCCAGGCAGGTCACAaggcctctctgggccttggtgcCTCACTAAGATTTAGGGATCATTCTGGTCTTAGCCGCTACTTCCTGGAGTTGCTTAAAGACAGGGCCCACCGCCACCTCTTGGCTAGTCTCCTGGGAGAGACATGGGTTGCAGGAACCACACCCTGTGGCCCATGAGCAGGCCCCCCACTCAGCCCGCAGCTCTCTCCTCCACAGATGCGGCCCCCTTCCTGCCAGCCCCCTGCCCTTCCCTGCGGACGGCCCCGGGATGAACTAGGTAACGCAGTCGGGCGCTGCCCCCACACACGCTCTTCTCTGGCCCCTTCTCACTTCCTCCTGCACAGGGGCAGCAGTGGCTATAGAGCCGGCACCTGGGGGCTTAGGGCACCCCTTCTGCTCCAGCCGTGCCTGCTGGGCCTCTTCTTCCTCCATGGGGCACATGGCCCCATTTTCTTCTCCAGCTCCCCTTGAGCGCCCATCCCAAGGCAGGCGGTGTGTGTGTGGGTTCCCTGGGCCTCCTGGCTGTGGCCTCCACG
This genomic interval from Theropithecus gelada isolate Dixy chromosome 10, Tgel_1.0, whole genome shotgun sequence contains the following:
- the LOC112632879 gene encoding casein kinase I isoform X3; protein product: MELRVGNKYRLGRKIGSGSFGDIYLGANIASGEEVAIKLECVKTKHPQLHIESKFYKMMQGGVGIPSIKWCGAEGDYNVMVMELLGPSLEDLFNFCSRKFSLKTVLLLADQMISRIEYIHSKNFIHRDVKPDNFLMGLGKKGNLVYIIDFGLAKKYRDARTHQHIPYRENKNLTGTARYASINTHLGIEQSRRDDLESLGYVLMYFNLGSLPWQGLKAATKRQKYERISEKKMSTPIEVLCKGYPSEFSTYLNFCRSLRFDDKPDYSYLRQLFRNLFHRQGFSYDYVFDWNMLKFGASSSQAQPHDSPVTAKGPFCPRPCPCAGPTYSPTYWCPAPLGTQSPPDRPMEEVEEVEELPQNYWPVVWTPGPHF
- the LOC112632879 gene encoding casein kinase I isoform X1, with product MELRVGNKYRLGRKIGSGSFGDIYLGANIASGEEVAIKLECVKTKHPQLHIESKFYKMMQGGVGIPSIKWCGAEGDYNVMVMELLGPSLEDLFNFCSRKFSLKTVLLLADQMISRIEYIHSKNFIHRDVKPDNFLMGLGKKGNLVYIIDFGLAKKYRDARTHQHIPYRENKNLTGTARYASINTHLGIEQSRRDDLESLGYVLMYFNLGSLPWQGLKAATKRQKYERISEKKMSTPIEVLCKGYPSEFSTYLNFCRSLRFDDKPDYSYLRQLFRNLFHRQGFSYDYVFDWNMLKFVSHLEAKAGLGDWMGKALTQRARVSQWRVGLPTDGRYELDSVVDLTGVLEPSCLIRADSLCRRGQQGPGRALPPAETRRTWLHLGSLLGARGRAWVVLVVSPAALIAAYTILLLFCTSQVATCTVAPLASLDPVMVLAFFLVMGPWVWLGSSVSLF
- the LOC112632879 gene encoding casein kinase I isoform X2, yielding MELRVGNKYRLGRKIGSGSFGDIYLGANIASGEEVAIKLECVKTKHPQLHIESKFYKMMQGGVGIPSIKWCGAEGDYNVMVMELLGPSLEDLFNFCSRKFSLKTVLLLADQMISRIEYIHSKNFIHRDVKPDNFLMGLGKKGNLVYIIDFGLAKKYRDARTHQHIPYRENKNLTGTARYASINTHLGIEQSRRDDLESLGYVLMYFNLGSLPWQGLKAATKRQKYERISEKKMSTPIEVLCKGYPSEFSTYLNFCRSLRFDDKPDYSYLRQLFRNLFHRQGFSYDYVFDWNMLKFGAARNPEDVDRERREHEREERMGQLRGSATRALPPGPPTGATANRLRSAAEPVASTPASRIQPAGNTSPRAISRVDRERKVSMRLHRGAPANVSSSDLTGRQEVSRIPASQTSVPFDHLGK